One part of the Streptomyces sp. NBC_00286 genome encodes these proteins:
- the sepH gene encoding septation protein SepH, with the protein MPELRVVAVSNDGTRLVLKAADATEYTLPIDERLRAAVRGDRPRLGQIEIEVESHLRPRDIQARIRAGASAEEVAQLAGIPVDRVRRFEGPVLAERAFMAERARKTPVRRPGETAGPQLGEAVQERLLLRGADKETVQWDSWRRDDGTWEVLLVYRVAGEPHSASWTYDPPRRLVQAVDEEARSLIGESDDDLASPEPSFPFVPRIARLPRDREHPMDRALERQTERPVLPAQSSEPPEESTNGERDSLTSLLEAVPSFRGDMVVPERPATPTEMPAAEEEPTPEPEEEEPPAPAASAGSAYADVLMPRSVASHRERLVGSTDRQAEADGVRPGRRAAVPSWDEIVFGTRRKKQE; encoded by the coding sequence ATGCCCGAACTGCGTGTCGTGGCCGTCTCAAATGACGGCACACGGCTGGTGCTGAAGGCTGCCGACGCGACGGAGTACACGCTTCCGATCGACGAGCGTCTGCGCGCCGCCGTTCGCGGCGACCGTCCCCGCCTCGGCCAGATCGAGATCGAGGTGGAGAGCCATCTCCGCCCCCGAGACATCCAGGCGCGTATACGCGCAGGCGCCTCCGCCGAAGAGGTCGCCCAACTCGCCGGCATCCCCGTCGATCGCGTCCGCCGCTTCGAGGGCCCCGTGCTCGCGGAGCGCGCCTTCATGGCGGAGCGGGCGCGTAAGACCCCGGTCCGTCGGCCCGGCGAGACCGCCGGGCCCCAGCTCGGCGAGGCGGTGCAGGAGCGGCTGCTGCTGCGCGGCGCCGACAAGGAGACCGTGCAGTGGGACTCGTGGCGCCGTGACGACGGCACCTGGGAGGTCCTGCTCGTCTACCGCGTCGCGGGTGAGCCGCACTCGGCGAGCTGGACGTACGACCCGCCACGGCGGCTCGTACAGGCCGTGGACGAGGAGGCGCGCTCGCTGATCGGCGAGTCCGACGACGACCTCGCCTCGCCCGAGCCCAGCTTCCCGTTCGTGCCGCGGATCGCCCGGCTGCCGCGCGACCGCGAGCACCCGATGGACCGCGCCCTGGAACGTCAGACGGAACGTCCCGTCCTGCCGGCCCAGTCGTCGGAGCCTCCGGAGGAGAGCACCAACGGCGAGCGGGACTCGCTCACCAGCCTCCTGGAGGCGGTGCCCAGCTTCCGCGGCGACATGGTGGTGCCCGAACGCCCCGCCACGCCCACGGAGATGCCGGCGGCGGAGGAGGAGCCCACCCCGGAGCCCGAGGAGGAGGAGCCCCCGGCTCCCGCGGCCTCGGCCGGTTCGGCATACGCCGATGTCCTCATGCCACGCTCGGTGGCCAGCCACCGCGAACGGCTCGTCGGTTCCACCGACCGTCAGGCCGAGGCGGACGGCGTCCGCCCGGGCCGAAGAGCGGCGGTGCCGAGCTGGGACGAGATCGTCTTCGGGACGCGTCGCAAGAAGCAGGAGTAG
- a CDS encoding sulfurtransferase codes for MNAIISAAELANALAGPQPPVVLDIRYQLGGPNLRSAYEEGHIPGAVFIDLDSELAAPAGKGGRHPLPDMEVFGAAMRAAGVSADRDVVAYDGGLGWAAARAWWLLRWTGHPSVRALDGGLAAWDGPVEAGVPSPVAGTFLPSPGALPLLDADGAAALARTGLLLDARAAERYRGEVEPIDPVAGHIPGAVSAPTTENVTESGHFRPAAELAERFKSLGATGTCEVGVYCGSGVSAAHEILALEIAGIPAALYAGSWSHWSSDPSRPVATGPDPQ; via the coding sequence ATGAACGCCATCATCTCCGCAGCCGAACTCGCGAACGCCCTGGCCGGACCGCAGCCGCCGGTGGTGCTCGACATCCGCTATCAACTGGGCGGCCCGAACCTGCGTTCCGCATACGAGGAGGGGCACATTCCGGGTGCCGTCTTTATCGACCTGGACTCGGAACTCGCAGCTCCGGCAGGGAAGGGCGGCCGCCATCCGCTGCCGGACATGGAGGTCTTCGGGGCGGCCATGCGGGCGGCCGGTGTCAGTGCGGACCGCGACGTCGTCGCGTACGACGGCGGGCTCGGCTGGGCCGCCGCGCGCGCCTGGTGGCTGCTGCGCTGGACGGGTCACCCGTCGGTGCGTGCCCTTGACGGCGGACTCGCGGCCTGGGACGGCCCCGTCGAGGCCGGTGTCCCGTCTCCGGTCGCCGGTACGTTCCTGCCGTCGCCCGGCGCGCTGCCGCTGCTCGACGCGGACGGAGCCGCCGCCCTGGCCCGCACCGGCCTGCTCCTGGACGCACGTGCCGCCGAACGCTACCGGGGCGAGGTCGAGCCGATCGATCCGGTCGCCGGCCATATCCCCGGCGCCGTCTCGGCACCGACCACGGAGAACGTGACGGAATCCGGCCACTTCCGCCCGGCCGCCGAACTCGCCGAGCGCTTCAAGTCCCTGGGCGCGACCGGCACTTGCGAAGTCGGCGTCTACTGCGGCTCGGGGGTCTCCGCCGCCCACGAGATCCTCGCCCTGGAGATCGCGGGCATTCCGGCAGCGCTGTACGCGGGCTCCTGGTCGCACTGGTCGTCGGACCCGAGCCGCCCGGTCGCGACGGGCCCCGACCCGCAGTAG
- a CDS encoding VOC family protein has protein sequence MTESRGPSGLNATAHAPGTPCWVSLMVHGMAATQEFYGALFGWKFQPGPQQLGPYVRAVLDGHEVAGIGQLPPDRHPPLAWTPYLASADVDLTAESVRHCGGTVGVGPLDLGDAGRMAIASDPTGAVFGIWQTAGHLGTGITEVPGTPAWNELVTRDSASVAKFYDTVFGYEEEPVVSPDFDYITLHVEGRPVAGIHGVGHALPRDRGPHWMTYFEVADVDASLTDVIDLGGHVLKTPRDTPHGRIATVADPEGATFSLVRTNY, from the coding sequence ATGACCGAGTCACGGGGGCCGTCCGGCCTGAACGCCACCGCACACGCACCCGGCACACCGTGCTGGGTGAGTCTGATGGTGCACGGGATGGCCGCGACCCAGGAGTTCTACGGAGCACTGTTCGGCTGGAAGTTCCAGCCCGGGCCCCAGCAGCTCGGCCCGTACGTACGTGCCGTGCTCGACGGCCATGAGGTGGCCGGGATCGGGCAGTTGCCGCCCGACCGTCATCCGCCGCTCGCCTGGACGCCCTACTTGGCCTCGGCCGACGTGGATCTGACGGCGGAATCGGTTCGGCACTGCGGCGGCACGGTCGGCGTCGGCCCCCTGGACCTCGGGGACGCCGGCCGTATGGCCATCGCCTCCGATCCCACGGGCGCCGTGTTCGGCATCTGGCAGACCGCGGGCCACCTCGGTACGGGCATCACCGAGGTGCCCGGCACGCCCGCCTGGAACGAGCTGGTCACGCGCGACTCCGCGAGCGTCGCCAAGTTCTACGACACGGTCTTCGGCTACGAGGAAGAGCCGGTCGTCTCCCCGGACTTCGACTACATCACGCTGCACGTCGAGGGCCGCCCGGTGGCCGGCATCCACGGCGTGGGCCACGCCCTGCCGCGCGACCGGGGCCCGCACTGGATGACGTACTTCGAAGTCGCCGACGTGGACGCCTCCTTGACCGATGTCATCGACCTGGGCGGCCACGTCCTGAAAACGCCGCGCGACACTCCGCACGGGCGCATCGCCACGGTCGCGGACCCGGAGGGGGCGACGTTCTCCCTCGTACGCACGAACTACTGA
- a CDS encoding 3-oxoacid CoA-transferase subunit B produces the protein MTTTSSDQARTDHRLSMDELAAVIARDIPAGSFVNLGIGQPTKIADHLPADSGVVLHTENGMLNMGPKAEGDAVDPDLTNAGKVPVTELPGTAYFHHADSFAMMRGGHLDVCVLGAYQVAFNGDLANWTTGKPDDIPAVGGAMDLAIGAKDVYVMMTLFTRSGEPKLVPKCTYPLTGVGCVSRVYTDHGVFDVGPEGVRIRETYGISAPELAERLGITRSQ, from the coding sequence ATGACCACCACATCAAGCGATCAGGCGCGCACCGACCACCGGCTCTCCATGGACGAACTGGCCGCCGTCATCGCCCGCGACATCCCGGCCGGCTCCTTCGTCAACCTCGGCATCGGACAGCCCACCAAGATCGCCGACCACCTCCCGGCCGACTCCGGTGTGGTCCTGCACACCGAGAACGGCATGCTCAACATGGGCCCGAAGGCCGAGGGCGACGCGGTCGACCCCGACCTGACCAACGCCGGCAAGGTCCCGGTGACCGAGCTGCCGGGGACGGCGTACTTCCATCACGCCGACTCCTTCGCCATGATGCGCGGCGGTCACCTCGACGTCTGCGTCCTCGGCGCCTACCAGGTCGCCTTCAACGGCGACCTCGCCAACTGGACCACCGGCAAGCCCGACGACATCCCCGCCGTCGGCGGCGCCATGGACCTCGCGATCGGCGCCAAGGACGTCTACGTGATGATGACGCTCTTCACCCGCTCCGGAGAGCCCAAGCTCGTACCGAAGTGCACCTACCCGCTCACCGGCGTCGGCTGCGTCAGCCGCGTCTACACCGACCACGGCGTCTTCGACGTCGGCCCCGAGGGCGTACGAATCCGCGAGACGTACGGCATCAGCGCCCCCGAACTCGCGGAGCGGCTCGGCATCACGCGGTCTCAGTAG
- a CDS encoding 3-oxoacid CoA-transferase subunit A, translating into MSRAEIVECADAAVAGIEDGSTILVGGFGLAGMPFDLIDALIRQGAKDLTIVSNNAGNGDVGLAALLAAGRVRKVLCSFPRQADSWVFDGLYREGNIELEVVPQGNLAERMRAAGAGIGAFYCPTAVGTPLAEGKEVREIDGRMYLLEYPIKGDYALIGAHIADTMGNLVYRKTARNFGPVMATAATTTIVQVDQVVEPGKLDPEAIVTPSIYVDRIVQVTARHYTVQGAR; encoded by the coding sequence GTGAGCCGGGCGGAGATAGTCGAATGCGCAGACGCCGCGGTCGCCGGCATCGAGGACGGATCCACCATTCTCGTCGGCGGCTTCGGCCTGGCCGGAATGCCGTTCGACCTGATCGACGCCCTGATCCGGCAGGGCGCGAAGGACCTCACCATCGTGTCCAACAACGCCGGCAACGGCGACGTAGGACTGGCCGCGCTGCTGGCCGCCGGCCGCGTGCGCAAAGTGCTCTGCTCCTTCCCCCGCCAGGCCGACTCCTGGGTCTTCGACGGCCTCTACCGCGAGGGCAATATCGAGCTCGAGGTGGTGCCGCAGGGCAACCTCGCCGAGCGGATGCGCGCGGCCGGTGCCGGCATCGGCGCCTTCTACTGCCCGACCGCGGTCGGCACACCGCTGGCCGAGGGCAAGGAGGTTCGCGAGATCGACGGCCGTATGTACCTGCTGGAGTACCCCATCAAGGGCGACTACGCGCTGATCGGCGCACACATCGCGGACACGATGGGCAACCTCGTCTACCGCAAGACCGCCCGCAACTTCGGACCGGTCATGGCCACGGCCGCGACCACAACGATCGTCCAGGTCGACCAGGTCGTCGAACCCGGGAAACTCGACCCCGAGGCCATCGTCACCCCGTCCATCTACGTCGACCGCATCGTCCAGGTGACGGCCCGTCACTACACCGTCCAGGGGGCACGATGA
- a CDS encoding thiolase family protein has translation MSAFIYAATRTPFGRFNGALAGVRPDDLAAAAIASTLAKVPGLDPAAIGDVVWGNANGAGEENRNVGRMAALLAGLPVSVPGTTINRLCGSSLDAAMTASRTIESGDADVMLTGGVESMTRAPWVLPKSAKPFPAGDVTAVSTTLGWRLVNPRMPKEWTVSLGEANEQLQERFGISRERQDEFAARSHQLAHQAWESGFYDDLVVTIEGTDLTRDEGIRAGSTPEVLAGLKPVFRTPEQGGTITAGNASPLNDGASAVLLGSEKAAATIGADPIARIAGRGVMALEPQAFGYAPVEAANRALARAGIGWDQVGAVELNEAFAVQSLACLDAWKIDPALINQKGGAIAIGHPLGASGGRILATLAKVLRETRQRYGVAAICIGVGQGLAVVLENCDTTEAAK, from the coding sequence ATGAGCGCATTCATCTACGCCGCGACGCGGACACCCTTCGGCCGCTTCAACGGCGCGCTGGCCGGCGTCCGCCCCGACGACCTCGCCGCCGCCGCGATCGCCTCGACGCTCGCCAAGGTGCCGGGCCTCGACCCCGCCGCGATCGGCGACGTGGTGTGGGGCAACGCCAACGGCGCCGGTGAGGAGAACCGCAACGTCGGCCGCATGGCGGCGCTGCTCGCCGGCCTCCCGGTGAGCGTGCCCGGCACCACCATCAACCGCCTCTGCGGCTCGAGCCTCGACGCGGCCATGACGGCCAGCAGGACCATCGAGTCCGGCGACGCCGACGTGATGCTGACCGGCGGCGTGGAATCGATGACGCGCGCGCCGTGGGTGCTGCCCAAGTCGGCGAAACCGTTCCCTGCCGGCGACGTCACCGCGGTCTCCACCACGCTCGGCTGGCGCCTGGTCAACCCGCGGATGCCGAAGGAGTGGACGGTCAGCCTCGGCGAGGCCAACGAGCAGCTCCAGGAGCGCTTCGGCATCTCCCGCGAACGGCAGGACGAGTTCGCCGCCCGCTCCCACCAACTCGCTCACCAGGCATGGGAGTCGGGCTTCTACGACGACCTGGTCGTAACAATCGAAGGCACCGACCTGACCCGCGACGAGGGCATCCGAGCCGGATCCACCCCGGAAGTACTGGCCGGGCTCAAGCCGGTCTTCCGCACACCGGAACAAGGCGGCACCATCACCGCGGGCAACGCCAGCCCCCTCAACGACGGCGCCTCCGCGGTGCTGCTGGGCAGCGAGAAGGCCGCGGCCACGATCGGCGCCGACCCCATCGCCCGTATCGCCGGCCGCGGCGTGATGGCGCTGGAGCCGCAGGCCTTCGGCTACGCCCCGGTCGAAGCCGCCAACCGCGCGCTGGCCCGGGCCGGAATCGGCTGGGACCAGGTCGGCGCGGTCGAACTCAACGAAGCCTTCGCCGTACAGTCGCTCGCCTGCCTCGACGCCTGGAAGATCGACCCCGCCCTCATCAACCAGAAGGGCGGCGCCATCGCGATCGGCCACCCGCTGGGCGCCTCGGGCGGCCGCATCCTCGCCACGCTCGCCAAGGTCCTGCGCGAGACGAGGCAGCGCTACGGCGTCGCCGCGATCTGCATCGGCGTCGGCCAGGGCCTGGCCGTCGTACTCGAGAACTGCGACACGACGGAGGCGGCGAAGTGA
- a CDS encoding LysR family transcriptional regulator, with the protein MDLRHLRYFVAVAEERHFGRAAERLHMAQPPLSQQIRQLEAELGVELLHRTTRRVDLTEAGRAYLERARAVLADVDEAAHHARLVAAGSVGHLAIGCVGSATYSVLPALSRQLTEELPGVDFSFRGEMLAPDQVEALRTGAIDVALLRPVAADLSLTVHTLRRDRLVVAVPVDHSLARARRKRLRVVDLAGADLIVHSADRRSVMYDVVLGLLRDAGVEPHIRHEVGETSTLVTLVAGGLGVAVVPEPVTALALDGVAYLPLAGADARVELAVAHRADRSEPHLERTVGIIRAMF; encoded by the coding sequence ATGGATCTGCGCCACCTGCGGTACTTCGTGGCGGTGGCCGAGGAGCGCCACTTCGGCCGTGCCGCCGAGCGGCTGCACATGGCCCAGCCACCGCTGTCCCAGCAGATCCGCCAGCTCGAGGCCGAGCTCGGCGTCGAGTTGCTCCACCGGACCACACGCCGCGTCGACCTCACCGAGGCCGGGCGGGCCTACCTCGAGCGGGCGCGCGCGGTCCTCGCCGACGTCGACGAGGCCGCCCATCACGCGCGGCTCGTCGCCGCCGGCTCGGTGGGGCACCTCGCGATCGGGTGCGTGGGCTCGGCGACGTACAGCGTCCTGCCTGCGCTCTCGCGTCAGCTCACGGAGGAGCTGCCCGGCGTCGACTTCTCGTTTCGCGGCGAGATGCTCGCGCCCGACCAGGTCGAGGCGCTGCGGACCGGTGCGATCGATGTCGCGCTGTTGCGGCCTGTGGCGGCGGACCTCTCCCTCACCGTGCATACGCTGCGACGGGACCGGCTCGTCGTGGCTGTGCCGGTCGACCATTCCCTCGCTCGCGCTCGCCGGAAACGGTTGCGGGTCGTGGACCTGGCGGGTGCCGATCTGATCGTGCACTCTGCTGACCGGCGGTCGGTGATGTACGACGTTGTCCTGGGCCTTCTGCGGGATGCGGGCGTCGAGCCGCACATCCGCCATGAGGTCGGCGAGACCTCGACGCTGGTCACGCTTGTGGCCGGGGGGCTCGGCGTTGCCGTCGTGCCTGAGCCGGTGACCGCGCTGGCGCTTGACGGGGTTGCCTACCTGCCGCTGGCGGGGGCCGACGCGCGCGTGGAGCTGGCCGTCGCGCACCGGGCCGATCGCTCCGAGCCGCATCTGGAGCGGACCGTGGGGATCATTCGGGCGATGTTCTGA
- a CDS encoding aldehyde dehydrogenase family protein: MPPAVGRLTVRRGWSRSSPRGASGGWAGAGALLGGKAPFLVLPDADLEEAAAAASFGAFMNQGEICMSTERVIVDRTVADELSARLADRAAKLVVGPPSDPSSQIGPLVHANARDHVIALIEDARDKGAQVLTGGTADGLFVRPTVLGGVMPGMRIYREETFGPVVSIIEVDSTNEAVAVANDTEYGLSASVFGKDAAAALDVARRIKSGICHINGATVHDEPQMPFGGVGASGWGRFGSRAALEEFTELRWITIQSGSRHYPI; the protein is encoded by the coding sequence GTGCCTCCGGCGGTCGGGCGGCTGACGGTCCGTCGTGGCTGGTCGCGCAGTTCCCCGCGGGGTGCCTCCGGCGGTTGGGCGGGTGCGGGTGCATTACTCGGTGGCAAAGCGCCCTTCTTGGTGCTTCCCGACGCGGATCTGGAGGAGGCCGCGGCGGCGGCCAGCTTTGGTGCCTTCATGAACCAGGGCGAGATCTGTATGTCGACCGAGCGGGTCATCGTCGACCGGACTGTCGCCGACGAACTCTCCGCCCGTCTCGCCGATCGTGCCGCCAAGCTCGTCGTCGGCCCCCCGAGCGACCCCAGCTCACAGATCGGTCCGCTGGTCCACGCCAACGCCCGCGACCATGTGATCGCGCTGATCGAAGACGCCCGTGACAAGGGTGCGCAAGTCCTGACCGGTGGCACGGCCGACGGCCTCTTCGTGCGGCCGACCGTGCTGGGCGGAGTCATGCCGGGCATGCGCATCTACCGCGAGGAGACCTTCGGACCTGTGGTCTCGATCATCGAGGTGGATTCGACGAACGAAGCCGTCGCGGTCGCCAACGACACCGAGTACGGGCTCTCCGCCTCGGTCTTCGGCAAGGACGCGGCCGCGGCGCTCGACGTGGCCCGCCGCATCAAGTCCGGCATCTGCCACATCAACGGCGCCACCGTGCACGACGAACCCCAGATGCCCTTCGGCGGGGTCGGTGCCAGCGGCTGGGGCCGATTCGGCTCCCGTGCCGCGCTGGAGGAGTTCACCGAGTTGCGCTGGATCACCATCCAGTCCGGGTCCCGCCACTACCCCATCTGA
- a CDS encoding nuclear transport factor 2 family protein, protein MAVHTAEAQSAEAGQPAEQDPIGDRTVSQADNDRHEIRQLIENWVLWRDAGEWSRFATVWHPRDGRMSATWFQGSATDFIKASREGFENGVSILHFLGGHTADIAGDRAIAQTKMTINQRANIDGVEVDVVCTGRFYDFLSRHEGRWTLVRRQPIYEKDRLDVVDPAASLTLDPELLNRFPTGYRHLAYLQTKAGFTVREGLPGLTGPAVEQLYSEGAQWLAGD, encoded by the coding sequence ATGGCTGTGCACACCGCAGAAGCGCAATCCGCAGAAGCTGGGCAACCCGCAGAACAAGATCCGATCGGAGATCGAACAGTGTCGCAGGCCGACAACGACCGCCACGAGATCCGGCAGCTCATCGAGAACTGGGTGCTGTGGCGCGATGCCGGGGAGTGGAGCCGTTTCGCCACGGTCTGGCATCCGCGCGACGGCCGGATGAGCGCCACCTGGTTCCAGGGAAGCGCCACCGACTTCATCAAGGCCAGCCGCGAAGGCTTCGAGAACGGAGTCAGCATCCTCCACTTCCTCGGTGGCCACACCGCGGACATCGCCGGCGACCGGGCCATCGCCCAGACGAAGATGACGATCAATCAGCGCGCGAACATCGACGGCGTCGAGGTCGATGTCGTCTGCACCGGCCGCTTCTACGACTTCCTGTCCCGCCACGAGGGGCGCTGGACCCTCGTGCGCCGGCAGCCGATCTATGAGAAGGACCGGCTCGACGTCGTCGACCCCGCTGCCTCTCTGACCTTGGATCCCGAGCTGCTGAACCGCTTCCCGACCGGCTACCGGCACCTGGCCTACCTGCAGACCAAGGCGGGCTTCACGGTGCGGGAAGGACTACCCGGCCTCACCGGCCCGGCGGTCGAGCAGCTCTACTCCGAAGGCGCGCAATGGCTGGCCGGAGACTGA
- a CDS encoding maleylacetate reductase has translation MRFTHETLPQRVVFAAGESPVAVAAEVEALGGSRVMLIASDREKELADPIAKEIPVVLRHEEVVMHVPVEVARRARQAAADAGADILVSVGGGSTTGLAKAVAMSTGLPIVAVPTTYAGSEATNVWGLTEGETKTTGVDGKVLPASVVYDAGLLTTLPGEMTVASGLNALAHCVDSMWGPRTDPIDRALAQEGIRGLATGLPTVADDSTSVEGIEQTLYGAYLAAVAFASAGSGMHHKICHVLGGMFNLPHAQTHATVLPYVLGFNAPYAPEAEARIAEAFGAVFRTRTASAGLAALRQVLDAPRALRHYGMPEDGIAKALTPIMKAIPANNPAPVTDENLTALLKAAWAGEPVN, from the coding sequence ATGAGGTTCACACACGAGACGCTTCCCCAGCGGGTGGTGTTCGCGGCCGGGGAGTCGCCCGTCGCCGTGGCGGCGGAGGTCGAGGCGCTCGGCGGTTCCAGGGTCATGCTGATCGCGTCGGACCGCGAGAAGGAACTGGCCGACCCGATCGCCAAGGAGATCCCGGTCGTGCTGCGTCACGAGGAGGTCGTGATGCACGTACCGGTCGAGGTCGCCCGGCGAGCCCGTCAGGCCGCGGCCGACGCGGGCGCGGACATCCTGGTCAGCGTCGGCGGCGGCTCGACCACGGGTCTGGCCAAGGCCGTTGCGATGAGCACCGGGCTGCCGATCGTCGCGGTACCCACCACGTACGCCGGCTCCGAGGCGACCAACGTATGGGGCCTGACCGAGGGCGAGACCAAGACCACCGGTGTGGACGGCAAGGTGCTGCCCGCGTCGGTCGTGTACGACGCCGGTCTGCTGACCACGCTGCCCGGCGAGATGACCGTGGCCAGCGGCCTGAACGCGTTGGCGCACTGCGTGGACTCGATGTGGGGGCCGCGTACCGACCCGATCGACCGGGCGCTGGCGCAGGAAGGTATCCGCGGGCTGGCGACCGGCCTGCCGACGGTGGCCGACGACTCGACGAGCGTCGAGGGCATCGAGCAGACGTTGTACGGCGCTTACCTCGCCGCTGTCGCGTTCGCCTCGGCCGGCTCCGGGATGCATCACAAGATCTGCCACGTCCTCGGCGGCATGTTCAACCTCCCGCACGCCCAGACCCACGCGACCGTCCTGCCCTACGTACTGGGCTTCAACGCCCCGTACGCCCCCGAGGCGGAGGCACGTATCGCCGAGGCCTTCGGCGCGGTCTTCCGCACCCGGACGGCGAGCGCCGGGCTGGCCGCCCTGCGCCAGGTGCTGGACGCGCCGCGGGCGCTGCGCCACTACGGCATGCCCGAGGACGGTATCGCCAAGGCGCTGACGCCGATCATGAAGGCGATCCCGGCCAACAACCCGGCCCCCGTCACCGACGAGAACCTGACCGCGCTGCTGAAGGCGGCCTGGGCCGGCGAACCGGTCAACTGA
- a CDS encoding thiamine pyrophosphate-dependent enzyme, which yields MATILVTGDGAVGYSLAEFDSLVRAGLPVIVIVLNNQAWGATLHTQQFLFGQDRVTNNRLENGSYSGVARALGADGVEVRELDQLRPAIEAALAARRPACIDVRVSLGPIPPEERVLNGGAPFGGVEIDA from the coding sequence GTGGCGACGATCCTCGTCACCGGCGACGGCGCGGTCGGCTACAGCCTCGCCGAGTTCGACTCCCTCGTCCGGGCGGGACTCCCGGTGATCGTGATCGTCCTCAACAACCAGGCGTGGGGCGCCACTCTGCACACCCAGCAGTTCCTCTTCGGCCAGGACCGCGTCACCAACAACCGCCTGGAGAACGGCTCTTACAGCGGCGTGGCACGAGCGCTGGGAGCGGACGGCGTCGAAGTCCGTGAACTCGACCAGCTTCGCCCGGCGATCGAGGCCGCCCTCGCGGCCCGCCGGCCGGCCTGCATCGACGTACGAGTGAGCCTCGGGCCCATCCCTCCGGAGGAGCGCGTCCTGAACGGCGGAGCTCCGTTCGGCGGCGTCGAGATCGACGCATGA
- a CDS encoding SDR family NAD(P)-dependent oxidoreductase, translating to MAGRLTGRTAVVTGGSAGIGQEIARRLASEGADIAVADVDPADEARELVTEAGRRFFSDKIDISDANAIHEFAARVRSELGAADILVNSAAVVLPADIDHVTYDEWRRTFAVNVDGAFLTSRAFLPDLKASGSGRIVNITSSSYWTPPPPFVSYVSSKGALNGLTSVLAANLAAHHITVKGVAASLVRTATAVENTSESFFEQTVRIQNIKRVQLPADVSGVVAFLASDDAAFITGQIIAADGGSTRR from the coding sequence ATGGCTGGGAGACTGACGGGCAGGACCGCGGTCGTGACCGGGGGCAGCGCCGGTATCGGGCAGGAGATCGCCCGCAGGCTCGCGTCGGAGGGAGCGGACATCGCGGTCGCGGACGTCGATCCAGCCGACGAGGCGCGAGAACTCGTCACAGAAGCCGGCCGGAGGTTCTTCAGCGACAAGATCGACATCTCGGACGCAAACGCGATCCATGAGTTCGCCGCGCGGGTCCGGAGTGAACTCGGCGCCGCCGACATCCTGGTGAACAGCGCGGCCGTTGTTCTGCCGGCCGACATCGACCACGTGACCTACGACGAGTGGCGCCGCACCTTCGCCGTCAACGTGGACGGCGCCTTCCTGACCTCCAGGGCGTTCCTGCCGGACCTGAAGGCATCCGGCTCAGGACGGATCGTCAACATCACATCCTCGAGCTACTGGACTCCGCCGCCTCCCTTCGTCTCGTACGTCTCTTCCAAGGGCGCGCTGAACGGACTCACCTCCGTCCTGGCCGCCAACCTCGCCGCGCACCACATCACCGTCAAGGGCGTCGCGGCGAGCCTCGTCCGGACGGCCACGGCCGTGGAGAACACGAGCGAGTCCTTCTTCGAGCAGACCGTACGGATCCAGAACATCAAGCGGGTGCAGCTGCCGGCCGACGTCTCGGGCGTCGTGGCGTTCCTCGCCTCAGACGACGCCGCGTTCATCACGGGGCAGATCATCGCCGCGGACGGCGGCAGCACGCGCCGCTGA